GCCAAGGTTCAACCAGCATATGTCAATACGGGAGATGGTATTAGATTCGTTTGAAATGGAGCTGGAATCTCTTTAGGtcaagttttaatttttctgttcCATAGCGACAATCGGAGCAGCTGAAACACGTGATTTTTGACTATTCGGTAGATTTTTGTTGACTCAATTTGTACAGCTCTGGCAAACTTATGGAGGATTGTTTCATGCTTACATATGTGATAGATAATCAGCCGTTTGATTTTTGTCGAagttttttttgcaatatatGCGATTGATAACAATGCAGATGGTGTACCTGCTGTTCCCTATCATTCTGAATTCGACTCGCCTCGCAGTGCGACTCTTATCTATACACAAAATTTATGACTGTCTATGAACAATTAGCATCACTACTTTCGGGCTATTTTGGTATTCGTGTATGTTCAGCTGAAGCTAAACTTACGTGATGTGACATAATCGGACGTAACCCAACTTTCTGGTAGAATACACGGTTATTTTGCAAAGTAATTTTTATCTAAGGTGACGATTTTTGTCTCACTATCAGTTGTGCACGAAATCGCCAACTCACGACAAAATTtgtttgcaatgaaaatgGTATCTAGAAATTTCATACACAATTACCTGAACGGAATACTAAATTTTCTCCTCTTGATTAAACTTGTAATGAGAGGGAATGAGCTTTTGTAATAAAAGTGTGCCACTTACTTTTCGTTGATCTTGATAATTCAGGCTGTGGACGGCTCTGCATACTTTGCGGTGACTAGACGCAAACTAAAGTACTTAATAAAGTCTTTTCTGATGAACTGCCGTTGAAACGATGGACGATAATTAAGGACATGTTTGgctcgaatttgaaattaaacacaatgacaaaatatttatacaaaataaatgGACTAGAACGCAGTAACAGTAGTTAATTTAGAATGTAtgtttagaaatttcaaaatgtattAATCGACAAAAGACAAAGCTGGTAATTGTcaatgtgaaattatttcatcggCGCACTTTGCGTTTCTATTTAAAAACTGTTTCACTAAGAGGTCAGGATTCAGAACTTCTCATGCAAGAAGATTTGGAGTAAGTGTTTGAAGTGTCTCGTACAGATTATCAAGTGTTGCAcaagtgtatttttttcagaaccgCTCTGGTAACAGGCTCTTCTTGAAGTGACTCGGTAGAGGGATGCTTTCGAAGTGACTGATTCTAGTTGAGCAAAAATGTTCCTCTCGGAGTTCGTTTTGTGATTTGAAGAATCTATTGAACTCGCAAGTTGGCTCTTCCCAATTTCTTGGACGAAGCTGGAAGTTTTGCCAACGAGGATATTGCACGAGtgtaaaagaaatatttcgaatcTTTTCATTCGccctttttatttctctcccGTGAGCCTAGGCGTAACGGGCCAGTAACACCCAGCCCAGGTCTTCCCATGGTTGCAGGTAAGAATTCCTcctttgtattttgtattcatATAAACTAACCTATTTTATCATTGCGGCATCCTACCCAAAACAGATACCGTTTCACAGATGGTTTTATCACGCTGCACGTGGGCGCCATATCCTTCATCCATTCGGCATGGAAATATCGTAAGATGTTTTGGGGCACATTGTTTattctacaaaaatatttatacataggTACCAAAAGCGAGtcattgaaaagaaaaaattaaaatagcaGAATTGCCCGAAGGCGGAAAAGAAGATTACAATGAAATATGCGTGTGAGAGTTTGtcataaaaatataagaatCGGTTGAAGCGAAATACCAAATAATATTTAGAACCTTGTAGATGTgtaaaatataacaataaatgATATATCAATCGATTCATCTAGTATTTAGGGGCATTAAATATACTTGAGTGAATGTCAGAGTGAAGAAAACATAGTTGTCGACTTTTTTTGGTATCTTGACTATTATACGGAACCTGTTTGTCTTTTTCTACTCAATTCTTTGATTCTTTTACTTGCGTCTCAACTGCAACTGTCAGccataaaattttctcctgGGGGTGACAGAGCAACAATTAAGAGCGTTGAAAGCATGGCACAGAAAGCaaaaatgagaattttttacgGATTTAACTTTGAATGCAAATTTCAATTGCTACTGACAATTGGTTGAACACACAAACGTAGACTTGGCTATACAAGCTGAAACGGCTGAATGCCGTTTAAAGTCCACGAATACAATTTCGACCAGgcttatttaaaaaattgcaatgaCTGACATTTGGAATTCTGGACGAGGTCTTCGACCCGAGCGCTGAGAATTCTGAAGTTGACTTCATCAACGTTTAGAGTGccagtatatattttttgtaagcgGTTTGTCGAAACCCAAAGTTCTTCTTCGAAATCATCATATCCGCGTTTCGAAACCTTGACTCCACTAGCGAACTGCAAGGTGTCGTTGTTTTGCGCCACGATCACCTGAAAAAATGAGTTACGTTCAATATtgcaattcaaaattttcgcacgAAACGAAAATTCTATCAAGAATCCTCAACTTACCACGTGCTCGTTGTCCATCGGGTGATTCATGTTCCAGCATGCTATTGCTATTTCTCTCGTTAGTCCGAGGAACAGGATACCTTCCCGTGAAAATGCTTGTGCGGTAACCTGACTGGGAAATTCATAGTTGGAAGTGATGTAATTAACGGAGTCGAATCCAAATATCAGCCTATGCAGATCGTGAACAGCATAGGAGTATTCTCTGAGCGAGGCCAACGGCCTGAAAAATAAACGGGGAGCTTGCCACGGGTGCCGGGGTGATAACGCGAGTCCGAAATTCCCGTCCGCAAGAGTGAAATTATCCCCAGCGATGGAGAACGTCGTGGCCGTTGGGTCCGCTTTGAACACTTCGTCGTCAAGGCGCAAAAACTGCCATCCGTCCCATATTATGAGACCTCCACCCTGAACGTCAGCTATGTAAACCTTGAAACATTATGTTCGACGGTTCACTGGTTCCAGTCGTGAATAGATTCAGTTTCAGTCAAACATCAGTGGACTACTGACCCATGTCCGCTGGCAGTCGAAGCCCTCCGTCTCAACTACAGGCGTAATTAGTAGTCCCAGAGACTCGTTCGCGGGACTGTGCGAGATGTCGTTTGGAATGGTAATTCGTTGCAGCAGTGTGTCGGTTATTAAATCAAATACCAAAATTTGGGCTGGACACACCTGGTCGGCATTGCCAATTTTTCCGCTGTCAAGCACCCAGAGTCTATCGCATTCGTCGACCTGCGGTAAAACAGCAGAAAACATAATTCACGATCGTCAATGCGACGTCGCATCGACCAGTACCCGTTAGTCGCAACTTACAGCCACTCTCCACACACTTGTGATACCACTGCAGTTCCCAGGCATGTGCCAAGACCAATCTGGATAGGGCTGCAACAGCGGACCACCTGGACCTTGGCTCGAAGATATTGTCGAAAGGGTGGCCGGAGTTCCGGCAGTAAAGAGCGCTGGCGTAGTCACAAAGACACGTCCATCTACGAGGGCAAGTATGAAGTTTAGTGACGAGTTTCAGGAAACGATCACGTCAGTCAAAATCACTTTTCGAATTAGGCTTGCAGACTTGTAATGCACATCGGTACCTGAAGCCTTCTGAACGTCGATCGTGAAGACCTGCGTCTCATTGTATCTCCCTTCGGCAATTGCCGACTGTCGATCTTCTTCGCTGTTCCAGACGTAGTCGACGTATTTCCATTCATAAATCACGTTCAGTTCTGCAGCCACCGCGCAATTTGCGATGGTTAGAATAAGTACGAAGCGATGCATCCTCAGAGGAAAATATCTCAAACGTAAATAGTCAATTGAATTACTGAAGTACAGTAGTTTTAGGAAAGTTTTTGCCTTCCTCGGAATGGTATTCTCCGCGTCGCCACACTGACAATGTGGTAGAAATGACGCCTGCCACTATAGCTGGCATAAAATGCGGTactttttataataaattgtgcCTTATAAAGGTGGCCACTATCAGTTGCAGACAATGGACAGTGATAGCGTTCCAAGGACAGCTGGCGAAACAGGTTTCTAAACGCAATTTATGCCCAGGTGATCAGGGGGGCGTAAGCAGGTTCTCTGGCACCGTTCGATAGTTTCGTTGCCTGAACGGCTGTCACTGTGGTCCGGAAAAGTTCATGGAATTGTATTTCCGAGCGCATCAAAGACTCGCGGTTCAGCCTGTGCTGTTCCTGATGGACTTGAGGCAGTTGGAAGAGCTGCTGTTAGTGTCGGGTGTGAGCTTCTTGTTGTCGGTCAGTTGCCTCTAAAGGCCGCACTTGTTATTGATTTGCAGCTCCTTCTTGTTCTCTAATCAGTTGGAAGAGACGTCAAATTTGAGCGATTGGAGCAGCACTGGATTCTGTAGACGGCTCTGGGGCTTGCGGGGCATCTTCCAAACGAGGATTATCTCCGCAGGGTATTCCCAAGCGACGAGAGCGAGTATTCTTGGTGGTAATCATCTCCAAAACCGCACACTGAATTGATTTCACTTGCACAGTTCAAAAATCGTGATTCCGAAACCAAATGTAAAGTTCTACGCGTTATAGCAAAAATAAACATGTTCGTAAACTGATTAAGCGAATAAAGAGGCAACAAAATGAAAAGACAATGAAAAATGCTTTAACGGCCATGCGtgattattgtttgaaatatgAAACACGACTGTTTTACAATAATACTGGTTGATGGAGCAACCCTATTACCTAATAAGCGGGGTCCTAGGAAGGGCtgcttgacaaaaaaaaaactggtttTACTCGCAAACGACCGTGCTTtcattgattgaaatttataacacACATGAAATATGAGACTTGCTTTAATCACACGTTCATCTTAAAATTATCTCCTTCtgtatatacattattaaaTAAGTTTAAGCGTCCTTTCTTTTCGGCAAATCGGTTGAACACTTTTTCAgcagaaatttaaaaaaaaatgtatcattcTCTATGCTGAGCAGTGCCGTATGAGAAAATCGATcctgaatttattttctgaaaaggATTTTCTGAAATCCATTTTAATAACTTTTGCAGTGGTTCTGCTGgccaaattttcatcgaagcAACAGACGAGCTCGTTTTCTTGCTTCGGCGTGTAATCTAATACATTTTAAATCTAGACGATTGACGACGAGACTCGAGTTCTTGGcgataaaaaacaatcgaGTTACCGAATGTTGACAGAACTGCATCCCCGATATTACCCTTTCAGGCATATCCCAGGGTCATTTAAGCAGCAAAACCGATTAAGCGGCCTACGTGCCGTGGTCATCAATATTGAACTGCATTCAAGCTTACGCGTAATAAGTATACAGTAATCGTATGGAGTACATTTTCGCCAGACCCGACTGTCTCAATGTCACATAAATGGCATAGCACGAAGCCAATTGTAGGTGTTTGTCTGGTTATCGGCTTCAGTAACAGGCCTATTCCTGTTGACGAATGGTATTCAAGGGAATGATAGGTATGAAGATAAGTATTtatattatagtatatattaGAATTAGTAAACTAGGTATGAAGATAAGCATTTACATAACAGTATGTAATAGAGTTGGTGAAAATACTTATCTTCATACCTACCATGCCCTTGAATACCATTCGTCAACAGGAATAGGTCTGTTACTGAAGCCGATAACCAGACAAACACCTACAATTAGCTTCGTGCTATGCCATTTATATGACATTGAGACAGTCGAGTCTGGTGAAAATATACTCCGTACGATTACTGTATACTTATTACGCGTAAACTTGAATGCAGTTCAATATTGATGACAATGACACGTAGGCTGCTTAATCGGTTTTGCTGCTTAAATGACACTGGGATAAGCCTGAAAGGGTAATATCGGAGATGCAGCTCCGTCAACATTCAGtggttcgatttttttccatcgccAAGAACTCGAGTCTCGTCGTCATTTGTCTAGATTTAAGATGTGTCAGAGTACACGCCAAAGCGAGAAAACGAACTCGTCTGTTgcttcgatgaaaatttggcCAGCAGAACCACTGCAAAAGTTATTAAAATGgatttcagaaaataaaactgCACGGTAAAAAGAAACTGTTACTGAATTCATTTCTCTACTCTGCCATTTTTCGCAATGCTACTTTTTTCGGCGTATTGAACACTAGTATACATATTGAAGTGCTAGTAGACAATTTCTAGTATACGTTTAATTCGTATCATCAGAGACTATGATTCCGTCGCCGCAACCAGAATAATCGCACCCAAATAGCGTAAACTTACATCATATCCAGTCACCGTCGAGCACGTAGAGCCGCCCACAGAAAGGTAAGTGAcaacttttatttcaaaagcTCATCTCCTTTCAATACCTCTGAAAATGGTAGTAACAAGACttggaacaaattttattctctGTAATTttgatgacaattttttacctACGATCGATATTCAGGACTCGTGCTTACGATAAAGGGAAAGAAGGTTGTTACATTGTTTGTTAAGCTATTTGACAACCGCATGactttttacaataaaacacacaaaatctatttttttcgtCACCCAAATTTGAGAGCTGCTCGACAAGACAACGCGGAAAGTAAAACTTTTCAGCCAGGGCGATAATTCGAATTCTTTTACTTACGAATTACTAAATGCTAAAAATTGATTGGATGTGATATGAACACAAACTAAGGAAGTGTGACGATAGAAATGATACGGGCATAATTCTGAGATTTCTAAAAGGATAGTTCCGGAATCAGGGTGACTAAAATTTGCAGTCCTTGACGGGGACGTTGGCAGAAGCGTTGAAGATTCTGAAGTTGTTTTCACTGAACTCGCTATCTGACGTTCAAGCTCTGAATTGACGACGAAAATTGTTCTATGGTAGTCCACACCGGCCACTTTTCCCCAATTTTAACACCGCCAATTTCTTACAATGAATATTCGTATAATAgttctttattaaaaaattacacgatAGATAAAACCGACAGAAAATGTAGTGACTAATTAAGATATTCTGATGCGGTGATTGCTGAAGAAACGACGGTTAcagtttcaaattcgaaaaaaaatttatcctcaATGCTGGGGGAAACGGTGTGTGGCTCAGGCTCACAAACTGTGCCACGAACAAGAGCGGCAAGGTTAGCACCCAGAATTCTATAATTGACTTCATTGAAGTCCATGATACCCAGAACGAATTCTTGCAATCGATTAGTCAGCAGCCAGTAGTGTTCGTACTCAAACTCGTCTCTACATCCATTGGTAATCTTGGCGGCACTGGTGAATTGCAGGGCATTGTCGTCTTCGAGTATCGTACCCTACGCCAATTTGAAGTGACGAATAATATTACACTGATTCACTAGCGGTCGTTGCATTATATGAAAAGTTATATCGATAGGGTTTGACGTCGTTTGATTCTAAACAACGTAAACTTGAATGTATTGATAACCTAGCAATGCAACCTTACTAGCCTAGCATGCTTACCACGGATTCTGATGTCAATGGATATTGTATATTCCAGCAGGCAACGACTAGTTGTGTGGCAAATCCGCCGATTAAGACTCCAAACTTGGAATAAACTCTGGCAAGTTCCTGGCTAGGGATTGTAAAGTTAGATCGGTAATATGTCACAGTGTTTCCAGCTGTATTGGAGTTGTGCAAATCGTCGAGCGTGACAGAATATCCTATCCTTGAAGCCAAGGGTTTGAAGAGAAGGTACCCTTCCTCAATGAATCCAGGAGGTGGTATCACGAGGCTGGAAACACCGAGTTCGAGAGTCACATTCTCACCGTCCACGGAGAAGATTGTTGCTTCTGGATCCGGAGCGTAAACGTTGTCGTCTTCCAGCCGCCATATGGTGGAACCGTTCCAAATAACAAGACCGTATCCTTCTGGGTCCCCGATGTACACCTGCAGGAAGCATGTCATTTTGCCAGTTTGAACTATATACGCTTATAGCTTGAACTGAAATTTTATCTCTTACTAACTGCACCCAACTTTTTGTTTACTCACCCAAGTAGTGCTACACGAGTCTCCGTGCGTCTCCACGGTTTGTATCTCAAGTCGTCCGTTATTCGTATTCACGGAACTATGCGTTAATTCATCTGGAATTATTACACGCTGCAGGACCTCGTCAGTTTCGGGATTAAACGCGATTATCTGAGCAGGGCATGTCTGTACGTTTCCTATTTTCCCCGAGTCGACGATCCACAGCCTATTGCATTCATCTAACTGCAAAACGGACGTGAAAGTTGTGACTGGCAAGGCGAAAATATATAACCATCAGTCCGGCAGAGGGACGTATTTTTCTACTTACGAAAATCCTGTTAACACTGGTAATACCGGTGCAATCCGTTGACGTGTGCCAATCCCAATTGGGGTAGGGTTCAAGCAATGGACCACCATCGCCAGTCTGATTTGAAACCGTTGACAAACTCGCGGGGTTGTTGAACAATCTTGGGGTTGTTACCAAAACTCGACCCCCTGTAAGATTGTCGATCAGTTATTGCGTCACTTCCATACCTAAGAGAAGGCATCTTTTCGCCTCGGTCCACTTAGCGTATAGTGTACACATTGACACGATATTATTTTGCACAGCATTACTTGACTCGAGTATTATTTGTCACGACTTTTTTCTACACGGGTGCGATTTGATATGGCTTTATTCTACTCGGACGTGATTGCACACAGGCTTGATTTCCAACGTTCTGTAGGATGTGCGTTTCAGTTCGATTCGttcaaagtgaaaattaatttgacgGTATCTGTGCTAGGGTAAGGCGGTTCAAAATAGAgatgattttgatttttgcatCGGATTCGTAAGATATTTACACGGCTAAAATAACGTTGTCCAAAATTAAAGCAATTTAAACAAGCGTGCTCTGCAGAACATTGGAAATAAAACTTACCTATGGGTAACCACGTCCATGTAGAATAACGACACCGTATCAAATATAATGTGCGCcaaacataataataatgaagaatAAAACTGTGTAGAATAATACCCGTTTCGAATAATATCCTGTGCAGAGAAACGAGATCGGATTTGTTTATCTTCAAAGTGGATCGAGGCGAGTCGGACCCGATCCCCTTGCCTCACAAAGAGGTTGAACAACAAAAGCAACGAAAACGAGTAGATCAGAGGAAATCGGTTATTCTGTTAAGTACCTGAGATTTTCTGGAAATcaattggaataattttggTGTGATTGTACTGTCCGTTTTTGATCGCGTTCAGTTTTTGTACGTTATCGTTCCAGACGTAGTCGATGTACTTCCATTCGTAAACGGTTTTCAGTTTTGCAGCTGAAGACCATGCCGTACATCCCAAAACAATTGGCAGTATTCTCCAAAAAAAGCTCAATCGAAATATCATGATGAAGACCGAAGTTcctaatttcgaaaaatgggAGGGATT
The sequence above is drawn from the Neodiprion pinetum isolate iyNeoPine1 chromosome 2, iyNeoPine1.2, whole genome shotgun sequence genome and encodes:
- the LOC124211687 gene encoding major royal jelly protein 2-like; translation: MHRFVLILTIANCAVAAELNVIYEWKYVDYVWNSEEDRQSAIAEGRYNETQVFTIDVQKASDGRVFVTTPALFTAGTPATLSTISSSQGPGGPLLQPYPDWSWHMPGNCSGITSVWRVAVDECDRLWVLDSGKIGNADQVCPAQILVFDLITDTLLQRITIPNDISHSPANESLGLLITPVVETEGFDCQRTWVYIADVQGGGLIIWDGWQFLRLDDEVFKADPTATTFSIAGDNFTLADGNFGLALSPRHPWQAPRLFFRPLASLREYSYAVHDLHRLIFGFDSVNYITSNYEFPSQVTAQAFSREGILFLGLTREIAIACWNMNHPMDNEHVVIVAQNNDTLQFASGVKVSKRGYDDFEEELWVSTNRLQKIYTGTLNVDEVNFRILSARVEDLVQNSKCQSLQFFK
- the LOC124212193 gene encoding major royal jelly protein 1-like, which gives rise to MIFRLSFFWRILPIVLGCTAWSSAAKLKTVYEWKYIDYVWNDNVQKLNAIKNGQYNHTKIIPIDFQKISGGRVLVTTPRLFNNPASLSTVSNQTGDGGPLLEPYPNWDWHTSTDCTGITSVNRIFLDECNRLWIVDSGKIGNVQTCPAQIIAFNPETDEVLQRVIIPDELTHSSVNTNNGRLEIQTVETHGDSCSTTWVYIGDPEGYGLVIWNGSTIWRLEDDNVYAPDPEATIFSVDGENVTLELGVSSLVIPPPGFIEEGYLLFKPLASRIGYSVTLDDLHNSNTAGNTVTYYRSNFTIPSQELARVYSKFGVLIGGFATQLVVACWNIQYPLTSESVGTILEDDNALQFTSAAKITNGCRDEFEYEHYWLLTNRLQEFVLGIMDFNEVNYRILGANLAALVRGTVCEPEPHTVSPSIEDKFFFEFETVTVVSSAITASEYLN